GCCGAGGGTCAGCCCCGTGTCGATGACGTCCTCCACCATCAGCACGTGCCGGCCCGTGATGTTGATGTCGAGATCCTTGGTGATCCGCACCACGCCCGTCTCGTCGGAACTCTGCCCGTACCGGGATATGGCCAGGAAGTCGAGCTGAAGGGGTACGCGGATGGCGCGCGTCAGGTCCGCTACGAAGTAGATGGCGCCCTTCAGCACGCTGACGAGCACGGGGTTGAGCCCGTCGTAGTCCCGGCTGATGGCCTCCCCCAGTTGCTGCACCTTACGGCGAATGGTGTGCTCGTTGTAGACGATGCGCCCGACCTCTGCCACCGGTGGAGTCCGTTAACCCCTTCCTGCGGCCTGTGCGGCGCCCCGCCCGAACTTGGCTGCCAGCCGCTCGAAATCCCGGCCGTAGAGCACCTTGATGTTCACCCGAGGGTAGAGTTCCTTGAGGCGGCGCGCTTTGCGGTTCTTGCGGGTGACCAGGCTCTGCTTCATGGTGGTCAGTTCCACGTACAGATTCCACTCGGGCAGGTAAAAGTCCGGCGTGAACGCCGACGTCACCCTGCCCTGTTCGTCCCATTCCAGGGGAAACGTCGTCGGCTCGTACTGCCACGCCACCCGGTAGAAGTCCAGCATCCGTGCGAACTCTTCCTCGCTCGGGTGCGCGAAGTTGGGGCGAACCCCCACCTCCGGAGGGTGGTGGATGGGTTGGGGGGCTCCGGAGGCGTCCAGGGTGACCGTCGGCGGCTGAACAGCCGCGGGTAGCGGGGCCGGCGCAGCCGCAACGGACGCTGAAGCGGGGTATGCAGCTTCCGTCCCGGCGGCAGAAGGGGGCACCGCCCCGGTTTCAAGCCGCACAGCGGCGATGGCGGCCACGATCAGGTCCGCCGCAGCCTGGGCGGAGAGGCGCTCGGTGTTAATCACCAGGTCGAAGCGCGCGGGCGCTTCCGCCACCGCCCAGCCGGAAAGCCGCGCCGCCCGATCCTGCTGACTTTCTTCCGTGGCCGCCATG
The Bacillota bacterium genome window above contains:
- the hpt gene encoding hypoxanthine phosphoribosyltransferase → MAEVGRIVYNEHTIRRKVQQLGEAISRDYDGLNPVLVSVLKGAIYFVADLTRAIRVPLQLDFLAISRYGQSSDETGVVRITKDLDINITGRHVLMVEDVIDTGLTLGYLLRILEGRRPASLYVCTLLDNRARRLVELPIRYRGFLMPDEFLVGYGLDWREDFRHLPYLAVLAEP